From Alienimonas californiensis, a single genomic window includes:
- the pnuC gene encoding nicotinamide riboside transporter PnuC has protein sequence MPLIEIVAVVFGLACVGLTIRRSILCWPTGLVQVVLSSVIFWQVKLYSDFALQLIYVGLQIYGWREWLRERRPVGESVGKPVGEDAEAGNPAGAGEVPVGRLSGPAFFGWAVGIAVGSAALGGAMKEWTDAALPFGDAFTTVASLAAQWLLAKRAVESWLIWIAVDVVSIANYYHKDLHLFAGLYAVFLVMATAGYFAWRRAAATGEPVEPPAIAEPAIAQAKS, from the coding sequence GTGCCGCTAATTGAGATCGTCGCCGTGGTCTTCGGGCTGGCCTGCGTGGGGCTGACGATCCGTCGCAGCATCCTGTGCTGGCCGACGGGGCTGGTGCAGGTCGTTCTGTCTTCCGTAATCTTCTGGCAGGTGAAGCTCTATTCGGACTTCGCCCTGCAACTGATTTACGTCGGCTTGCAGATCTACGGCTGGCGGGAATGGCTCCGCGAACGCCGGCCCGTCGGGGAGTCCGTCGGTAAACCCGTTGGGGAGGACGCCGAAGCCGGGAACCCTGCCGGGGCGGGGGAGGTGCCGGTGGGGCGGCTGTCCGGGCCGGCGTTCTTCGGCTGGGCGGTGGGGATCGCGGTCGGCTCGGCGGCGCTGGGCGGGGCGATGAAGGAATGGACGGACGCGGCGCTGCCCTTCGGCGACGCCTTCACCACCGTCGCCAGCCTCGCCGCCCAATGGCTGCTGGCGAAGCGGGCCGTGGAGTCCTGGCTGATCTGGATCGCCGTCGACGTGGTCAGCATCGCGAATTATTACCACAAGGACCTGCACCTCTTCGCCGGGCTCTACGCCGTCTTTTTAGTGATGGCGACGGCCGGGTACTTCGCCTGGCGCAGGGCCGCCGCGACGGGCGAACCCGTCGAACCGCCGGCGATCGCGGAGCCGGCGATCGCCCAGGCGAAGTCTTGA
- a CDS encoding PIN domain-containing protein, protein MCCPACLPSSAVRAWCPRKFTLVPPASMLHVLLDTQPIFASGFSFKTARLLQLAAASKAGQIRIYMTAVSVDEVNHHLDDKATAAVTAGQKLAKCLRPLGTVSQIVGLELPPVDRMRSDFRRSFKDYMSSAEIERLEADGVSVSELMSMYFKRLPPFSDRKKNEFPDAVSVLTAIRWCERTGRNLHVVSGDMDWKEACERLACLKWERDLDGLLDRLPPLKLDVSAEVAHMFHSERVPIDDEVRTQFEELVFRLADYDGEIIRVTSSHFTPDRVIVVEAEENEGVGRLTIDGTIDYDASISVDMPLPLGVYGEVDSEHTGQEEIVVTRESQVTVEVSFKFRREREDIVVEPVDVDLVSCDTEIRVNE, encoded by the coding sequence ATGTGCTGCCCCGCATGCTTACCAAGCTCCGCAGTGCGAGCATGGTGCCCCCGGAAGTTCACACTTGTGCCACCCGCCAGCATGCTACACGTCTTGCTCGACACGCAGCCAATATTTGCATCCGGTTTCAGCTTTAAGACTGCGCGATTGCTGCAACTCGCAGCTGCCAGCAAGGCAGGACAAATCCGGATCTATATGACGGCTGTATCCGTAGATGAGGTAAATCATCATCTCGATGACAAAGCGACGGCCGCTGTGACTGCAGGGCAAAAGCTCGCAAAATGTCTTAGGCCACTTGGCACAGTCTCGCAGATTGTCGGGCTAGAGCTGCCTCCAGTCGATCGCATGCGGAGTGACTTCAGGAGGAGTTTTAAGGACTATATGTCTTCGGCCGAGATCGAGCGGCTCGAGGCCGACGGGGTGAGCGTGTCGGAACTAATGTCGATGTATTTCAAGAGGCTACCTCCTTTCTCAGACAGAAAAAAGAACGAGTTCCCCGACGCTGTGTCGGTTCTCACTGCGATTCGCTGGTGCGAGAGAACCGGGCGCAACCTGCACGTTGTTTCCGGTGACATGGACTGGAAAGAAGCGTGCGAAAGACTTGCGTGCCTCAAATGGGAAAGAGATCTTGATGGTCTTCTGGATCGGTTGCCTCCCCTGAAGCTGGACGTGTCAGCCGAAGTGGCTCACATGTTTCACAGCGAAAGAGTTCCGATAGACGATGAAGTGCGGACCCAGTTCGAGGAGCTGGTCTTTCGCCTTGCTGATTACGATGGGGAGATCATTCGCGTGACGTCAAGTCATTTCACTCCGGACCGAGTGATCGTTGTTGAGGCAGAAGAGAACGAGGGCGTGGGACGTCTGACTATCGATGGAACAATCGATTATGACGCGTCGATTTCCGTAGACATGCCGCTCCCGCTTGGGGTCTACGGCGAAGTTGACTCGGAGCATACTGGTCAGGAGGAGATAGTGGTCACGAGGGAGTCGCAAGTTACTGTGGAGGTCAGCTTTAAGTTTCGTCGTGAGCGGGAAGATATTGTCGTGGAGCCGGTCGATGTCGATCTAGTAAGCTGTGACACGGAAATTCGGGTTAATGAGTAG
- a CDS encoding PQQ-dependent sugar dehydrogenase has protein sequence MLRSRLRPVHRRLLGAALLAAGAAPWAAAADVPADARVPVEPVDAQPIRITVEDLPKPYASESVSKNPKVVVPPDDFHLHVPEGFQANLFAEGVEKARWLALTPEGDVLVSCGRTNKIHLLRDTNDDGVSDERHLFLDESNGANLPFGMDFSQVDDQWYFYLGNTNAVLRYAYEQGQTKLTAPPVPITELPGQGYNQHWTRNVRVAPDGKHLFVTVGSESNADQEAPPRAAVLRMNLDGTHRSVYASGLRNPVGLDFHPETGEVYVNVNERDKIGDELVPDYLTLVKEGAFYGWPYAYLTPKHIDPRHVVGGENGDGKSVRPDLVAKTVTPDVLYRSHSAALGLAFCDSDQWPERYRGGAFSALRGSWNREEGTGYKIVFVPFENGRPTGVYEDFATGFLLDPSVPLTCGRPVDVQFAPDGALLFTEEGNGRIYRITPPTE, from the coding sequence ATGCTTCGGTCCCGCCTCCGTCCCGTCCACCGCCGCCTCCTCGGGGCGGCCCTGCTGGCCGCCGGCGCCGCCCCCTGGGCCGCCGCCGCGGACGTCCCCGCGGACGCCCGGGTGCCGGTCGAACCAGTCGACGCCCAGCCCATCCGCATCACGGTCGAGGACCTGCCGAAGCCGTACGCCTCCGAAAGCGTCAGCAAGAATCCCAAGGTCGTCGTCCCGCCGGACGACTTCCACCTGCACGTCCCCGAGGGGTTCCAGGCGAACCTGTTCGCCGAGGGCGTTGAAAAGGCCCGCTGGCTGGCGCTCACGCCGGAGGGGGACGTGCTGGTCTCCTGCGGCCGCACGAACAAGATTCACCTGCTCCGCGACACGAACGACGACGGCGTCTCGGACGAGCGGCACCTGTTCCTGGACGAGTCGAACGGCGCCAACCTGCCCTTCGGCATGGATTTTTCGCAGGTGGACGATCAGTGGTACTTCTATCTCGGCAACACGAACGCCGTGCTGCGGTACGCCTACGAACAGGGGCAGACGAAGCTGACGGCGCCCCCCGTGCCGATCACGGAACTGCCCGGCCAGGGTTATAATCAGCACTGGACGCGGAACGTCCGCGTCGCCCCGGACGGGAAGCATCTGTTCGTGACGGTCGGGAGCGAATCGAACGCCGATCAGGAGGCCCCGCCGCGGGCCGCCGTGCTGCGGATGAACCTCGACGGCACGCATCGCAGCGTCTACGCCTCCGGCCTGCGGAACCCGGTGGGGCTGGACTTTCACCCGGAGACCGGCGAGGTCTACGTGAACGTCAACGAGCGGGATAAAATCGGCGACGAACTCGTGCCGGATTATCTGACGCTGGTGAAGGAGGGCGCCTTCTACGGCTGGCCCTACGCCTACCTGACGCCGAAGCACATCGACCCCCGCCACGTCGTCGGCGGGGAGAACGGGGACGGGAAGAGCGTACGGCCGGACCTGGTGGCGAAGACCGTCACGCCGGACGTGCTGTACCGGTCGCACTCCGCGGCGCTGGGGCTGGCGTTCTGCGACAGCGACCAATGGCCGGAACGCTACCGCGGCGGGGCCTTCAGCGCCCTTCGCGGGTCGTGGAACCGGGAGGAGGGCACGGGCTATAAAATCGTGTTCGTCCCCTTCGAGAACGGCCGCCCGACCGGCGTCTACGAGGACTTCGCGACCGGCTTCCTGCTCGACCCCTCCGTCCCGCTGACCTGCGGCCGCCCGGTCGACGTGCAGTTCGCCCCGGACGGCGCGCTGCTGTTCACCGAGGAGGGCAACGGGCGCATCTATCGCATCACGCCGCCGACGGAGTGA
- a CDS encoding AAA family ATPase produces the protein MTHAGPTVGFTLGKFAPLHAGHVALIETGLAETDRFVVLIYDAPETTPVPLPVRADWIRDLYPTVEVIEGWGGPTEVGDTPAIRAVQEEFILKSLAGRRVTHFYCSEFYGAHVSRALGAVDRRFDPARTAVPVCGTAVRADPVGLRDRLPPRVRWDLLTKIAFVGAPSTGKTTLCQALSERFGEPWVPEYGRAYWEEHAIDRRLSPEQLVEIAVGHRAAEQRLAADARQTLFVDTDASTTRVFADDYHGGALPELDRLAAACAGRYDLTFLCGDEIPFDDTPDRSGVGQRAVFQRRIVADLLRRGRPFVTLRGTPAERVAAVEAVLGRFRKWESLPDRLLAGD, from the coding sequence GTGACGCACGCCGGGCCGACCGTCGGGTTCACGCTGGGCAAGTTCGCCCCGCTGCACGCCGGGCATGTGGCGCTGATCGAAACCGGGCTGGCGGAGACGGACCGCTTCGTCGTCCTGATCTACGACGCCCCGGAGACCACCCCCGTGCCGTTGCCGGTGCGGGCGGACTGGATTCGCGACCTGTATCCCACGGTCGAGGTGATCGAGGGCTGGGGTGGGCCGACGGAGGTGGGCGACACTCCGGCGATCCGGGCGGTGCAGGAAGAGTTTATTCTCAAATCCCTGGCCGGGCGGCGGGTGACGCACTTTTATTGCAGCGAGTTCTACGGCGCACACGTCTCCCGGGCGCTGGGGGCGGTCGACCGGCGGTTCGACCCGGCGAGAACGGCGGTACCGGTCTGTGGTACGGCGGTGCGGGCGGACCCGGTCGGCCTGCGGGACCGGCTGCCCCCGCGGGTGCGGTGGGATTTATTGACGAAGATCGCGTTCGTCGGGGCGCCCTCGACGGGAAAGACGACGCTGTGCCAAGCCCTCTCCGAGCGGTTCGGCGAGCCGTGGGTCCCGGAGTACGGGCGGGCCTATTGGGAGGAGCACGCGATCGACCGGCGGCTCTCCCCGGAGCAACTGGTCGAGATCGCCGTCGGGCACCGGGCCGCGGAGCAGCGCCTCGCCGCGGACGCCCGGCAAACGCTGTTCGTCGATACCGACGCCTCCACGACCCGCGTGTTCGCCGACGACTATCACGGCGGGGCGCTGCCGGAACTGGACCGCCTCGCGGCGGCCTGTGCGGGGCGGTACGACCTGACGTTCCTGTGCGGGGACGAGATCCCGTTCGACGACACGCCGGACCGCAGCGGCGTCGGGCAGCGGGCGGTGTTTCAACGCCGCATCGTCGCGGACCTGCTGCGACGCGGCCGGCCGTTCGTCACGCTGCGAGGAACGCCGGCGGAGCGGGTCGCCGCGGTCGAGGCCGTGCTGGGCCGGTTCCGCAAATGGGAGTCGCTGCCGGACCGGTTGTTGGCCGGGGATTGA
- a CDS encoding DUF1559 domain-containing protein, which yields MVNRPSAAPHPRGPGAAPPHRVGLAPGQRARAGFTLIELLVVIAVIALLVALLLPAVQQARAAARRTECANNLKQLGLALHNLEGVKGRFPAGRGAPLPVIFSPQAHLLPYLEGSALHRSIDYDAAPVTFGIGGGVTFSGADNAPAAGTTVPTFLCPADGLGRVPGLDADPDRFGATNYAGNAGSGLKEYGSLTDADGVFFTGSAIRFADLRDGVTNTVAFSERPLGPGGTVDLDPQAAADPLATARLIREIPGGDDPTDAACLADAPGGWFAQRGGKWILGNYGNTLYDHALPPNAAAWDCMNERQQKARLTARSEHSGGVQVALCDGAVRFVADGIDLETWQAAATRAGGEVLDEGW from the coding sequence ATGGTAAACCGACCGTCCGCCGCCCCTCACCCCCGCGGCCCCGGCGCCGCCCCGCCTCACCGGGTGGGGCTTGCTCCGGGGCAGCGTGCCCGAGCGGGGTTCACGCTGATCGAACTGCTGGTCGTGATCGCGGTGATCGCGCTGCTGGTCGCGCTGTTATTGCCCGCCGTGCAGCAGGCCCGGGCCGCGGCCCGGCGGACGGAGTGCGCCAACAACCTCAAACAGCTCGGCCTGGCGCTGCACAATTTGGAGGGGGTGAAAGGCCGTTTCCCCGCCGGCCGGGGGGCGCCGCTGCCGGTGATCTTTTCGCCGCAGGCCCATCTGCTGCCCTATTTGGAAGGCAGCGCGCTGCACCGCAGCATCGATTACGACGCCGCCCCGGTGACGTTCGGCATCGGCGGCGGGGTGACGTTCAGCGGCGCCGACAACGCCCCCGCGGCGGGGACGACGGTGCCGACCTTCCTCTGCCCCGCCGACGGCCTCGGCCGCGTCCCCGGGCTGGACGCGGACCCCGACCGCTTCGGCGCCACGAATTACGCCGGCAACGCCGGCAGCGGGTTGAAGGAGTACGGCTCGCTGACCGACGCCGACGGCGTGTTCTTCACCGGCTCGGCGATCCGCTTCGCCGATTTAAGAGACGGCGTGACGAACACCGTCGCGTTCAGCGAGCGCCCGCTCGGCCCCGGGGGGACGGTCGACCTCGACCCGCAGGCCGCCGCCGACCCCCTGGCGACGGCCCGCTTGATCCGCGAGATCCCCGGCGGCGACGACCCCACCGACGCCGCCTGCCTCGCCGACGCCCCCGGCGGCTGGTTCGCCCAGCGCGGCGGGAAATGGATTCTCGGCAACTACGGCAACACCCTCTACGACCACGCCCTCCCGCCCAACGCCGCGGCGTGGGACTGCATGAACGAACGCCAACAAAAAGCCCGCCTGACCGCCCGCAGCGAGCATAGCGGCGGGGTGCAGGTCGCCCTCTGCGACGGCGCCGTCCGCTTCGTCGCCGACGGCATTGACCTCGAAACCTGGCAAGCCGCCGCGACGCGGGCGGGGGGGGAGGTATTGGACGAGGGGTGGTGA
- a CDS encoding twin-arginine translocation signal domain-containing protein, which translates to MNETTRRNALKLAAAGGVMAVAGGAAAAQPAGGPAQDMWRAWAVTKGKRPRLRVEGIYSGGGLGTVATLKPAVPQGTIPETLLLNLSLATLPGMWPAVLTPIPVSYTKTPYQGEYTSVQVLYPDGSSRTIEQITDAGAGPKGAAKPK; encoded by the coding sequence ATGAACGAAACGACCCGGCGGAACGCACTGAAACTGGCCGCCGCCGGCGGCGTGATGGCGGTCGCCGGCGGCGCCGCGGCCGCTCAACCGGCGGGCGGGCCGGCGCAGGATATGTGGCGAGCCTGGGCCGTGACGAAGGGCAAGCGGCCGCGGCTCCGCGTCGAGGGGATCTATTCCGGGGGAGGCCTCGGCACGGTCGCGACGCTTAAACCGGCCGTTCCGCAGGGGACCATTCCCGAAACCCTGCTGCTCAATTTGTCGCTGGCGACGCTGCCGGGGATGTGGCCCGCCGTCCTGACCCCGATTCCGGTCAGTTACACGAAGACGCCCTATCAGGGGGAATACACCTCCGTGCAGGTGCTCTACCCGGACGGCAGCTCCAGGACGATCGAACAGATCACGGACGCCGGCGCGGGGCCGAAGGGCGCCGCAAAGCCGAAGTGA
- a CDS encoding NupC/NupG family nucleoside CNT transporter, translated as MPDDLSLRLTSGLGLVLILLAAWGMSSHRRRVPWRAVGGGLALQFGLGLLFFQTDVGVWFYEATGVVFKTILDSVEAGAAFVFGEDYAEHYFAFFVLPSIVFFGALSAVLEHWGIIPAAVRALGWALQKTLGVSGAESLAAAANVLAGQTEAPLLVRRYLDRMTDSELMSVMTGGFATVAGGVLVAYYGMGIDPGQLLTASLLSAPAALLLAKLMRPETEEPETAGGAAIDRPAVYHNTLDAAAAGAAEGVKLAINVGAMMLAFLGLIALTNIVLGAAGEAVGVPQLSMEWLLSWAFLPVAWALGTPPDECRTVAELLGVKTVLNEFIAYDRLSQLSEEQLSPRGRMLAVYALCGFANLSSVGIQMGALAFLAPNRRASVAALAMKAMVAGTLAAFMTACVAGMLADPNQRLVPPEPAAEQPVAEQPDQS; from the coding sequence ATGCCGGACGATCTTTCCCTGCGGCTGACCAGCGGGCTGGGGCTCGTCTTAATCCTGCTGGCGGCGTGGGGGATGAGTTCCCACCGTCGTCGCGTCCCCTGGCGGGCGGTGGGCGGGGGGCTGGCGCTGCAATTCGGGCTGGGGCTGCTGTTCTTTCAAACTGACGTCGGCGTGTGGTTTTACGAGGCCACCGGCGTCGTCTTCAAGACCATCCTCGACAGCGTGGAGGCCGGGGCGGCGTTCGTGTTCGGGGAGGACTATGCGGAGCATTATTTCGCCTTCTTCGTGCTGCCCAGCATCGTGTTTTTCGGAGCCCTTTCCGCGGTGCTGGAGCACTGGGGAATCATCCCCGCGGCGGTGCGGGCGCTGGGCTGGGCGTTGCAGAAAACGCTGGGCGTCAGCGGGGCGGAGAGCCTCGCCGCCGCCGCCAACGTGCTGGCCGGCCAGACCGAGGCCCCGCTGCTGGTCCGCCGCTATCTGGACCGGATGACCGACAGCGAATTGATGTCCGTGATGACCGGCGGGTTCGCCACCGTCGCCGGCGGGGTGCTGGTCGCCTATTACGGCATGGGCATCGACCCGGGGCAGTTATTGACGGCCAGTTTATTGAGCGCCCCGGCGGCCCTGCTGCTGGCCAAGCTGATGCGGCCGGAGACGGAGGAACCGGAGACCGCCGGCGGCGCCGCGATCGACCGGCCGGCGGTCTATCACAACACCCTCGACGCCGCCGCCGCCGGCGCCGCGGAGGGCGTCAAGCTGGCGATCAACGTCGGGGCGATGATGCTCGCCTTCCTGGGATTAATTGCGTTGACGAACATCGTCCTCGGCGCCGCCGGGGAGGCGGTCGGCGTGCCGCAGCTCAGCATGGAGTGGCTGCTGAGCTGGGCGTTCCTCCCCGTCGCCTGGGCGCTGGGCACGCCGCCCGACGAGTGCCGGACGGTCGCCGAATTGCTGGGCGTGAAAACGGTGCTCAACGAGTTCATCGCCTACGACCGCCTGTCGCAGCTGTCCGAGGAACAGCTCTCCCCCCGCGGCCGAATGCTGGCCGTGTACGCCCTCTGCGGGTTCGCGAACCTGTCCAGCGTGGGCATCCAGATGGGGGCGCTGGCCTTCCTGGCGCCCAACCGCCGGGCGAGCGTCGCGGCGCTGGCGATGAAGGCGATGGTCGCCGGCACCCTCGCCGCCTTCATGACCGCCTGCGTCGCCGGCATGCTCGCCGACCCCAACCAGCGCCTCGTCCCGCCGGAACCCGCCGCCGAGCAACCCGTCGCCGAGCAACCCGATCAATCCTGA
- a CDS encoding substrate-binding periplasmic protein, with amino-acid sequence MSPRNPAAVRLGRGGLCARLLGGAALVVGLAGCDLPRDPGSTTESVRGNVLRAGLTEDAPWVVRGEDGEPAGIEVELVEEFAAAHDARVVWFWGSGDEALRQLEHRQLDLVAGGLTDDTPWAGRVGLSRVYFTEPPRPDLEEPREHVMAVPPGENGWLVALDRHLTRAAAAREDAWRERLLAEAGPGPLEPAAARTPAATEEPAGPDSEASR; translated from the coding sequence ATGTCGCCCCGCAATCCCGCCGCCGTCCGCCTGGGGCGGGGGGGCTTGTGCGCCCGGCTGCTCGGCGGGGCGGCGCTCGTCGTCGGGCTGGCCGGCTGCGATCTGCCCCGGGATCCGGGGAGCACGACGGAGTCTGTCCGCGGCAATGTGCTGCGGGCCGGGCTGACGGAGGACGCCCCCTGGGTCGTCCGCGGCGAGGACGGCGAACCGGCGGGGATCGAGGTGGAGTTGGTCGAGGAGTTCGCCGCCGCCCACGACGCCCGCGTCGTCTGGTTCTGGGGCTCCGGCGACGAGGCGTTGCGCCAGTTGGAACACCGGCAGCTCGACCTGGTCGCCGGCGGGCTGACCGACGACACCCCCTGGGCCGGCCGGGTGGGTCTGAGCCGCGTCTACTTCACCGAGCCCCCCCGGCCGGACCTGGAAGAGCCCCGCGAGCATGTGATGGCCGTCCCGCCGGGGGAGAACGGCTGGCTGGTCGCCCTGGACCGCCATCTGACCCGGGCCGCGGCCGCACGGGAGGACGCCTGGCGGGAGCGGCTGCTCGCCGAAGCCGGCCCCGGCCCGCTGGAACCCGCCGCGGCCCGGACACCCGCCGCGACCGAGGAGCCGGCTGGCCCGGACAGCGAGGCGTCGCGATGA
- a CDS encoding PPK2 family polyphosphate kinase, whose amino-acid sequence MKINLDRYRIRPGKRPDLKRRASADTQGLDEKGDADSVEEQLAEYRDRLADLQERLYAERKQSLLVVLQAMDAAGKDSTVEHVFGSMNPVNVRVWSFKKPTQKELDHDFLWRVHKQAPGAGYVGVFNRSHYEDVLIVKVHGWADKDAIERRYEHINHFEALLADRGTRVLKIMLHVSKDYQLERFRRRLRKPNKHWKFNPADLTERALWEQYQDAFEIALERTSTKAAPWYVVPSEERWFRNLAISQLLVSTLEEMNPRFPPPDFDPADYPPEAIE is encoded by the coding sequence GTGAAGATCAACCTCGACCGCTACCGCATCCGCCCCGGCAAGCGGCCGGACCTCAAACGGCGGGCGAGCGCCGATACGCAGGGGCTTGACGAGAAGGGGGACGCGGACAGCGTCGAGGAGCAGCTCGCGGAGTACCGCGACCGCCTCGCCGACCTGCAGGAACGGCTCTACGCCGAACGCAAGCAGTCGCTGTTGGTCGTCCTGCAGGCGATGGACGCGGCGGGGAAGGACTCCACCGTGGAGCACGTCTTCGGAAGTATGAACCCGGTCAACGTGCGGGTCTGGAGCTTTAAAAAGCCCACGCAAAAGGAACTGGACCACGACTTCCTCTGGCGGGTCCACAAGCAGGCCCCCGGGGCCGGGTACGTGGGCGTGTTCAACCGTTCCCACTATGAAGACGTATTAATCGTCAAGGTGCACGGCTGGGCGGACAAAGACGCGATCGAACGCCGCTACGAGCACATCAACCACTTCGAGGCCCTGCTGGCCGACCGCGGGACGCGCGTCCTCAAGATCATGCTGCACGTCTCGAAGGACTATCAGCTCGAACGCTTCCGCCGTCGGCTCCGCAAGCCGAACAAGCACTGGAAATTCAACCCCGCCGACCTCACGGAGCGAGCCCTGTGGGAGCAATATCAAGACGCCTTCGAGATCGCCCTGGAACGCACCTCCACCAAGGCGGCCCCCTGGTACGTGGTCCCCAGCGAGGAACGCTGGTTCCGCAACCTGGCGATCAGCCAGCTATTGGTGAGCACGCTGGAGGAGATGAACCCCCGGTTCCCGCCCCCGGACTTCGATCCGGCGGATTACCCGCCGGAGGCGATTGAATAG
- a CDS encoding glycosyltransferase family protein: MSLGRLARRLLAPVRRLQMGWRGDAAAARHRPVAGGPPPGPGAGGTVVLDIRDRPLDRDHYLLGRTLFAGGFSVHLRVRSEAMGRADGYGRELLGLPGLTVETTRRGRPADPPPTDPAQTVWVSEDPSTDVPERPWRAVMRLDYDWYSAPPGGLTALFTMHPVQYRPAVPGREGTRPIDDLTGLRATERTAGVLFAGAVDPALYAAGGPITERYGLLPRATILARLDAGPHAPLRLPPPPNDGPTAAGDDGPTAAGRAGGGAFRAALARFGGDARRRFVRTDGWRIDAEDWLPTLAQADFFLTAPGFKIPHAHNVVEALAVGAVPIINYAHLMRPPLTDREALLFRTEDELTERVGEALAMPPEERRRMARAAAAYYDAHLTPEAFAKTFLRAADAAGPDPITLYLNAE, encoded by the coding sequence ATGTCACTCGGCCGCCTCGCCCGACGCCTCCTCGCCCCGGTGCGGCGGCTGCAGATGGGCTGGCGGGGCGACGCGGCGGCGGCGCGGCACCGCCCCGTCGCCGGCGGCCCGCCGCCGGGCCCGGGGGCGGGGGGAACGGTGGTGCTGGACATCCGCGACCGGCCGCTCGACCGCGACCACTACCTGTTGGGGCGAACGCTCTTTGCAGGCGGGTTTTCGGTCCACCTGCGCGTCCGATCCGAGGCGATGGGCCGGGCGGACGGCTACGGCCGGGAGCTGCTCGGGCTGCCGGGATTGACGGTCGAAACCACCCGCCGCGGCCGCCCCGCCGATCCCCCGCCGACCGACCCCGCCCAAACCGTCTGGGTCAGCGAAGACCCCTCGACCGACGTCCCGGAGCGGCCGTGGCGGGCCGTGATGCGGTTGGATTACGACTGGTACTCAGCCCCCCCGGGGGGGCTGACGGCGCTGTTCACCATGCACCCGGTGCAATACCGCCCGGCGGTCCCGGGCCGCGAGGGGACGCGGCCGATCGACGACTTGACCGGCCTGCGGGCGACGGAGCGGACCGCCGGCGTGCTGTTCGCCGGCGCTGTGGACCCCGCCCTGTACGCCGCCGGCGGCCCGATCACGGAGCGATACGGACTGCTGCCCCGCGCGACGATCCTCGCTCGGCTCGACGCGGGCCCGCACGCCCCGTTACGCCTGCCCCCGCCGCCGAACGACGGGCCGACGGCAGCCGGTGACGACGGGCCGACGGCAGCCGGTCGGGCCGGGGGCGGGGCGTTCCGAGCGGCCCTCGCCCGGTTCGGCGGCGACGCCCGCCGGCGGTTCGTCCGCACGGACGGCTGGCGGATCGACGCGGAGGACTGGCTGCCGACCCTCGCCCAGGCCGACTTCTTTCTCACCGCCCCCGGCTTCAAAATCCCCCACGCGCACAACGTCGTGGAAGCGTTAGCGGTCGGCGCCGTTCCAATCATCAATTACGCCCACCTGATGCGACCGCCGCTGACCGACCGCGAGGCGCTGCTGTTCCGCACCGAGGACGAACTGACGGAGCGCGTCGGGGAGGCGCTGGCGATGCCCCCGGAGGAGCGGCGGCGGATGGCGCGGGCGGCGGCGGCCTACTACGACGCCCACCTCACCCCGGAGGCGTTCGCGAAGACCTTCCTCCGCGCCGCCGACGCCGCGGGCCCTGACCCGATCACCCTGTACCTGAACGCCGAATAG